From a region of the Primulina eburnea isolate SZY01 chromosome 7, ASM2296580v1, whole genome shotgun sequence genome:
- the LOC140837075 gene encoding UPF0426 protein At1g28150, chloroplastic, with product MALLVVPSVYSVPVSPIPLSYPFAPAKQLIFTSNRRYSRRNDVLARRGGFRVGASLFDPSSIQPPILKEALKEPVAFVGGIFAGLLRLDLNEEPLKEWVSRTVQAAGLSMEEIERGDGVQAAETVLQQIEIE from the exons ATGGCTTTGCTCGTTGTGCCATCGGTATACTCTGTTCCCGTGAGTCCAATCCCCCTAAGCTACCCTTTTGCGCCTGCAAAACAGTTGATTTTCACGTCCAATCGGCGATATTCGAGAAGGAATGATGTGTTAGCTAGGCGTGGTGGGTTTCGAGTTGGGGCATCTTTGTTCGATCCCAGTAGTATCCAGCCACCCATTCTCAAGGAAGCTCTCAAG GAGCCTGTAGCTTTCGTGGGAGGGATATTTGCGGGGCTCCTGAGGCTCGATTTAAACGAAGAGCCGTTGAAGGAATGGGTGAGCAGAACGGTCCAAGCTGCTGGGCTAAGTATGGAAGAAATTGAGAGGGGTGATGGTGTTCAAGCTGCAGAAACGGTACTTCAGCAGATAGAGATAGAATGA
- the LOC140837074 gene encoding phytochrome-associated serine/threonine-protein phosphatase isoform X1 has protein sequence MDLNQWIPKVKDGQHLSEDELQLLCEYVKEILIEESNVQPVNSPVTVCGDIHGQFHDLMKLFHTGGHVPETNYIFMGDFVDRGYNSLEVFTILLLLKARYPANITLLRGNHESRQLTQVYGFYDECQRKYGNANAWRYCTDVFDYLTLSAIIDGTVLCVHGGLSPDIRTIDQIRVIERNCEIPHEGPFCDLMWSDPEDIETWAVSPRGAGWLFGSRVTSEFNHINKLDLVCRAHQLVQEGLKYMFQDKGLVTVWSAPNYCYRCGNVASILSFNENMVEREVKFFTETEENNQMRGPRSGVPYFL, from the exons ATGGATTTGAACCAGTGGATACCGAAGGTGAAAGATGGGCAGCACTTGTCTGAGGATGAGCTTCAACTTCTCTGCGAATAC GTGAAGGAGATTTTGATCGAGGAGTCAAATGTTCAACCAGTCAATAGTCCAGTTACTGTTTGTGGGGATATCCATGGACAGTTTCATGATTTAATGAAACTTTTTCATACTGGGGGTCATGTACCAGAAACAAATTACATATTTATG GGAGATTTTGTGGATCGTGGTTATAATAGTCTAGAAGTTTTCACGATTCTTTTGCTTCTCAAAGCAAG ATACCCAGCTAACATAACTCTTCTACGTGGGAATCATGAGAGCAGGCAACTGACACAG GTTTATGGATTCTATGATGAATGTCAAAGGAAATATGGGAATGCTAACGCTTGGCGATACTGCACAGATGTTTTTGACTATCTAACTCTGTCAGCAATTATAGATGGGACG GTACTTTGCGTGCATGGTGGCTTATCCCCAGATATCAGAACTATTGATCAG ATTCGAGTCATTGAGCGGAACTGTGAAATTCCTCATGAAGGGCCCTTCTGTGACTTAATGTGGAGTGATCCTGAAGATATTGAGACATGGGCCGTCAGTCCTCGAGGAGCAGGCTGGCTTTTTGGATCAAGGGTTACATCTGAG TTCAATCATATTAACAAACTTGATTTAGTTTGTCGGGCCCACCAACTTGTCCAAGAAGGTTTAAAGTATATGTTTCAAGATAAAGGACTTGTTACT GTCTGGTCTGCGCCAAACTATTGTTACCGGTGCGGAAATGTTGCTTCAATATTGAGCTTCAACGAAAATATGGTA GAAAGAGAAGTGAAGTTTTTTACTGAGACTGAGGAAAACAACCAGATGCGTGGACCAAGATCCGGAGTCCCATATTTTCTTTAG
- the LOC140836086 gene encoding aquaporin TIP3-1-like — translation MPRRYDFGRAEEAIHPDSFRATLSEFLSTFIFVFAAEGSILALDKMYSDRTLGASSLLVIALAHALSFFAAVASSMNVSGGHVNPAVTFGALVGGRVSLLRAVYYWIAQLLGAVVASLLLRLATGGMRPGWFSVAAGEGSLNALLLEIVMTFGLVYTVFATSIDPRRGSLGTIAPLAIAFIVGANVLVGGPFDGASMNPARAFGPALVGWRWSYHWIYWLGPFVGAALAGLIYEFGVIGVMQPEAEVLHTGHHQPLAPEDY, via the exons ATGCCTCGCAGGTATGATTTTGGGAGGGCTGAAGAAGCCATCCACCCCGACTCCTTCAGGGCCACCTTGTCCGAATTTCTCTCCACTTTCATCTTCGTCTTCGCCGCCGAAGGCTCCATCCTCGCTCTTG ATAAGATGTATAGTGACAGGACTTTAGGCGCGTCGAGTCTGCTTGTTATCGCACTCGCCCATGCGTTATCGTTCTTCGCGGCCGTTGCTTCTAGCATGAACGTGTCCGGTGGACACGTCAATCCAGCCGTAACTTTCGGTGCACTCGTGGGCGGGAGAGTCTCCTTGCTGCGTGCGGTTTACTACTGGATTGCTCAGCTCTTAGGTGCCGTTGTAGCTTCTCTTCTACTGAGGCTTGCGACCGGTGGCATG AGGCCTGGTTGGTTTTCGGTGGCAGCAGGAGAGGGATCTCTGAACGCGTTGCTATTGGAGATAGTAATGACATTTGGGCTGGTTTACACGGTGTTCGCAACCTCGATCGATCCGAGAAGGGGAAGCTTGGGCACAATCGCGCCACTCGCGATCGCCTTCATAGTCGGTGCTAATGTGTTGGTGGGAGGACCTTTCGATGGCGCTTCAATGAATCCGGCTCGAGCATTCGGTCCGGCCTTGGTGGGGTGGCGGTGGAGTTACCACTGGATATATTGGCTCGGTCCCTTCGTGGGTGCGGCATTGGCGGGTCTTATATACGAGTTCGGAGTCATCGGAGTCATGCAACCGGAAGCAGAGGTTCTCCACACCGGGCACCACCAGCCTCTGGCTCCGGAGGATTATTGA
- the LOC140837074 gene encoding phytochrome-associated serine/threonine-protein phosphatase isoform X2: protein MDLNQWIPKVKDGQHLSEDELQLLCEYVKEILIEESNVQPVNSPVTVCGDIHGQFHDLMKLFHTGGHVPETNYIFMGDFVDRGYNSLEVFTILLLLKARYPANITLLRGNHESRQLTQVYGFYDECQRKYGNANAWRYCTDVFDYLTLSAIIDGTVLCVHGGLSPDIRTIDQIRVIERNCEIPHEGPFCDLMWSDPEDIETWAVSPRGAGWLFGSRVTSEFNHINKLDLVCRAHQLVQEGLKYMFQDKGLVTVWSAPNYCYRCGNVASILSFNENMEREVKFFTETEENNQMRGPRSGVPYFL, encoded by the exons ATGGATTTGAACCAGTGGATACCGAAGGTGAAAGATGGGCAGCACTTGTCTGAGGATGAGCTTCAACTTCTCTGCGAATAC GTGAAGGAGATTTTGATCGAGGAGTCAAATGTTCAACCAGTCAATAGTCCAGTTACTGTTTGTGGGGATATCCATGGACAGTTTCATGATTTAATGAAACTTTTTCATACTGGGGGTCATGTACCAGAAACAAATTACATATTTATG GGAGATTTTGTGGATCGTGGTTATAATAGTCTAGAAGTTTTCACGATTCTTTTGCTTCTCAAAGCAAG ATACCCAGCTAACATAACTCTTCTACGTGGGAATCATGAGAGCAGGCAACTGACACAG GTTTATGGATTCTATGATGAATGTCAAAGGAAATATGGGAATGCTAACGCTTGGCGATACTGCACAGATGTTTTTGACTATCTAACTCTGTCAGCAATTATAGATGGGACG GTACTTTGCGTGCATGGTGGCTTATCCCCAGATATCAGAACTATTGATCAG ATTCGAGTCATTGAGCGGAACTGTGAAATTCCTCATGAAGGGCCCTTCTGTGACTTAATGTGGAGTGATCCTGAAGATATTGAGACATGGGCCGTCAGTCCTCGAGGAGCAGGCTGGCTTTTTGGATCAAGGGTTACATCTGAG TTCAATCATATTAACAAACTTGATTTAGTTTGTCGGGCCCACCAACTTGTCCAAGAAGGTTTAAAGTATATGTTTCAAGATAAAGGACTTGTTACT GTCTGGTCTGCGCCAAACTATTGTTACCGGTGCGGAAATGTTGCTTCAATATTGAGCTTCAACGAAAATATG GAAAGAGAAGTGAAGTTTTTTACTGAGACTGAGGAAAACAACCAGATGCGTGGACCAAGATCCGGAGTCCCATATTTTCTTTAG